In a single window of the Bacteroidales bacterium genome:
- a CDS encoding glutathione peroxidase: MRTITLIFTLLTANIMFAQNSSGFYMLKAQTLDGNEFDFSILKGKKVMIVNTASKCGYTPQYKDLEELHKKYGSGNFVILGFPSNDFMNQEPLDNEEIKEFCSRNYGVTFQMMSKVSVTGKNMDPVYQWLTDKKLNGVMDSNVKWNFQKYLIDKNGKLFNTFASSVKPFSESIVNWINGTQ; this comes from the coding sequence ATGAGAACAATTACTTTAATATTTACTTTATTGACAGCTAACATTATGTTTGCACAAAACAGTTCAGGTTTTTACATGCTTAAAGCACAAACTCTTGATGGAAATGAATTTGATTTTTCTATTCTGAAAGGAAAAAAAGTGATGATTGTTAACACCGCTTCAAAATGTGGTTATACACCACAATATAAAGACTTGGAGGAGCTACACAAAAAATATGGAAGCGGGAACTTTGTTATACTTGGGTTTCCCTCAAACGATTTCATGAATCAGGAGCCATTGGATAACGAGGAGATTAAAGAATTCTGTTCACGGAATTATGGCGTTACTTTCCAGATGATGTCAAAAGTCAGCGTTACTGGAAAAAATATGGACCCGGTATATCAATGGCTTACCGACAAAAAACTGAATGGCGTGATGGATTCCAATGTAAAGTGGAATTTTCAGAAATATCTTATTGACAAGAATGGCAAATTGTTCAACACCTTTGCATCATCAGTAAAACCTTTTTCTGAATCTATTGTCAACTGGATAAACGGTACGCAATAA